The following DNA comes from Cellulophaga sp. HaHa_2_95.
TAAAGCCGCGGGAAAAGACATAATTGGTCTTAGTTTGGGAGAACCAGATTTTAACACCCCTGATTACATTAAGGATGCAGCTATACAAGCTGTAAACGACAATTACAATTCTTACTCTCCAGTAGATGGGTATGTAGATTTGAAAGAGGCTGTTATTACGAAGTTTAAGAGAGATAACAACCTTACCTATACACTACCACAAATAGTAGTTTCTACAGGTGCTAAGCAATCTTTATATAACGTTGCCCAAGCTTGTTTAAACAAAGGAGATGAAGTGATATTACCTTGCCCTTACTGGGTGAGTTATAGCGACATCGTAAAGTTAGCAGACGGTGTACCAGTAGAAGTTCCTACGTCTATAGACACAGACTTTAAAATGACGCCTGAGCAATTGGAAGCGGCGATTACACCAAAAACAAAAATGTTATGGTATAGCTCTCCTTGTAACCCAACAGGTTCTATATATAGTAAAGAAGAATTAAGAGCCTTGGCAGATGTGTTACAAAAACACCCACAAATTGTCGTGGTAAGTGATGAAATTTACGAACACATCAACTACGGAGTTACTGCTCACGCTTCAATGGCTGAGTTTCCTGATATGTTTGACCGTACCGTGACTGTTAATGGTGTAGCTAAAGCTTTTGCCATGACAGGATGGAGAATTGGTTATATTGGTGCTCCTGCATATATCGCAAGAGCTTGCAACAAACTTCAAGGACAAGTTACTAGCGGCGCTAACTGCATTGCACAAAGAGCAGTTATTACCGCATTACTAGAGCCTGTAAGCCGTATTCAATATATGGTAGACAAGTTTAAAGAGCGTAGAAAATTAATCTTAAGCTTATTACAAGACATTCCTGGATTTAAATGCAACGAACCAGAAGGGGCATTTTATGTTTTCCCTGATGTAACTGCATATTTCGGAAAAACCTTGAACGGGGTAAAAATCAATAATTCATCTGATTTCTCTATGTAC
Coding sequences within:
- a CDS encoding pyridoxal phosphate-dependent aminotransferase, which encodes MSNHLSERVNNLAISATLEMAAKARELKAAGKDIIGLSLGEPDFNTPDYIKDAAIQAVNDNYNSYSPVDGYVDLKEAVITKFKRDNNLTYTLPQIVVSTGAKQSLYNVAQACLNKGDEVILPCPYWVSYSDIVKLADGVPVEVPTSIDTDFKMTPEQLEAAITPKTKMLWYSSPCNPTGSIYSKEELRALADVLQKHPQIVVVSDEIYEHINYGVTAHASMAEFPDMFDRTVTVNGVAKAFAMTGWRIGYIGAPAYIARACNKLQGQVTSGANCIAQRAVITALLEPVSRIQYMVDKFKERRKLILSLLQDIPGFKCNEPEGAFYVFPDVTAYFGKTLNGVKINNSSDFSMYLLEAANVATVAGDAFGNNNCIRISYAASEAQITEALARIKKAVS